In Parvularculales bacterium, one DNA window encodes the following:
- a CDS encoding YifB family Mg chelatase-like AAA ATPase yields MAAQIHTVAFRGVEAIPVEVQVRMSTGLPAFTLVGLPDKAVAESRERVRAAMDAIGLGLPPKRITVNLAPADVPKEGSHFDLPIALGLMVALNVIPADAAAKYVALGELALDGRLAPVVGILPAALSAAEQKRGLICPDACGAEAAWSGLGEREGGGILAALSLIQIVNHFKGTQMLSDPKPGIPQDEAPAPDLADVRGQEMARRALEVAAAGGHNLLMIGPPGAGKSMLASRLPGILPPMTADEILQSSIVSSLAGEMTTGAMRRTRAFRAPHHSASMAAMVGGGTRARPGEISLAHLGVLFLDELPEFSRPVLDCLRQPVETGEVTVARVNAHITYPARFQMVAAMNPCRCGFAGDAERGCSRQPRCLQDYQTRISGPLLDRFDIRIEVPPVQLSEMTTATPGEASAVVAARVKQARARQEARYQDALPGLRLNAMADGERLRRLAPLDEEGKKLMDKVAAEKSLTARGYHRVLRLALTLADMDNAPELGHKHLAEALAWRGGAVGVMQ; encoded by the coding sequence ATGGCAGCACAGATTCACACGGTTGCCTTTCGGGGTGTAGAGGCTATTCCGGTAGAAGTGCAAGTGCGCATGAGCACTGGATTACCGGCGTTTACCCTTGTCGGACTGCCGGATAAAGCGGTAGCCGAAAGTCGGGAGCGTGTGCGGGCCGCTATGGATGCTATCGGCCTCGGGCTGCCACCCAAACGTATTACCGTCAATCTGGCACCGGCAGATGTGCCCAAGGAGGGCAGCCATTTTGATCTTCCCATAGCTCTTGGATTGATGGTAGCGCTCAATGTTATCCCCGCAGATGCGGCAGCAAAATATGTAGCGCTGGGAGAGTTAGCCCTTGACGGACGTCTGGCACCGGTAGTCGGTATTCTGCCTGCAGCTCTTTCGGCGGCTGAGCAAAAACGCGGACTTATTTGTCCTGATGCTTGCGGGGCGGAAGCGGCATGGTCTGGTCTGGGAGAACGCGAGGGCGGCGGGATATTGGCGGCACTTTCCCTCATACAGATTGTTAATCATTTCAAGGGCACACAAATGCTCTCGGATCCTAAACCCGGTATTCCTCAGGATGAAGCCCCGGCGCCGGATTTAGCAGATGTCCGTGGACAGGAAATGGCCCGCCGTGCTCTTGAGGTCGCCGCTGCCGGTGGCCACAATTTGCTCATGATAGGACCGCCCGGGGCTGGTAAATCTATGCTGGCCAGCCGCCTGCCGGGCATTTTGCCACCCATGACGGCAGACGAGATTTTACAAAGTAGTATTGTCTCTTCTTTGGCAGGCGAAATGACAACAGGTGCTATGCGCCGCACTCGTGCCTTTCGGGCACCGCATCATTCTGCCAGCATGGCAGCCATGGTAGGCGGCGGGACCCGCGCCCGCCCGGGCGAAATATCTCTCGCTCATTTAGGGGTTTTGTTTTTAGATGAACTGCCGGAGTTTTCCCGCCCTGTTTTGGATTGTTTGCGCCAGCCTGTTGAAACCGGTGAGGTCACTGTGGCGCGGGTCAATGCCCATATCACCTATCCGGCGCGCTTTCAGATGGTAGCGGCCATGAACCCCTGCCGGTGTGGTTTTGCGGGCGATGCAGAGCGTGGATGCAGTCGTCAACCTCGATGTTTACAAGATTATCAGACGCGTATTTCAGGACCGCTTCTTGACCGTTTTGACATTCGTATTGAAGTACCTCCGGTGCAATTGTCAGAAATGACAACCGCCACTCCCGGTGAAGCCAGCGCCGTAGTAGCGGCACGGGTTAAACAGGCCCGCGCACGTCAGGAGGCGCGTTATCAGGATGCACTCCCGGGTTTGAGGTTAAATGCTATGGCTGATGGTGAGCGCTTGCGCCGTTTGGCTCCTCTGGATGAGGAAGGCAAAAAACTGATGGATAAGGTTGCTGCAGAAAAATCCCTTACCGCCCGTGGTTATCATCGGGTGTTGCGCCTCGCTCTTACTCTTGCGGATATGGACAATGCGCCGGAGCTCGGCCATAAGCACCTCGCAGAGGCGCTGGCCTGGCGTGGCGGTGCTGTAGGGGTTATGCAGTGA
- a CDS encoding phosphate acyltransferase, with protein sequence MPYENVVLCDTIGPIYKGREERMNQWKSAHAVETDARSLAEVVEGADIFLGLSVKGALTPDMVKSMAEQPIIFAMANPDPEITPEEVEIIRDDAIMATGRSDYPNQVNNVLGFPYIFRGALDVRATAITEEMKIGCARALAELAREDVPDEVASAYGERPRYGPKYIIPAPFDPRLIREIPPAVAEAAMECGVARLPIVDMEGYKQRLSARLDPVAGVLQAIMEKVRRDPKRVVFSEGEEEQVIRAAIAFRDLELGEPVLVGREKAIHATMDRIGLPRPVCPPIHNARTSPLLQDYADYIYQRLQRQGYLLRDCVRMVSNDRNIFSACMVAMGDADSLVTGVTRNYATALEDISHVIDPMEGRRPIGVSLVLARGRTVLVADTNVHDMPTAEELADIAVETAHVARRLGYEPRVALLAYSTFGLPLGERSERVREAVEILDDRRVDFEYDGEMAADIALNADAMALYPFCRLTAPANVLIMPAIHSASISTKMLMELGDSTVIGPILVGLSKPVQIVPVSCNVSHLVNMAALAAFDINK encoded by the coding sequence ATGCCTTATGAGAATGTTGTTTTGTGCGATACGATTGGGCCTATCTATAAAGGCCGCGAGGAACGCATGAACCAGTGGAAATCAGCCCATGCGGTAGAAACCGATGCGCGGAGTCTAGCCGAAGTTGTTGAGGGGGCGGATATCTTTCTCGGGCTATCCGTTAAGGGAGCCCTAACGCCGGATATGGTGAAGTCCATGGCAGAACAACCGATTATTTTTGCCATGGCGAACCCTGATCCGGAGATAACACCGGAAGAAGTAGAAATCATTCGCGATGATGCCATTATGGCTACAGGTCGTTCCGACTATCCCAATCAGGTGAATAATGTATTGGGTTTTCCGTATATTTTCAGGGGCGCGTTAGATGTACGGGCAACTGCCATCACCGAAGAAATGAAAATAGGGTGCGCGCGTGCCTTAGCGGAACTGGCGAGAGAAGATGTGCCTGACGAGGTAGCCTCCGCTTATGGCGAGCGTCCCCGCTATGGTCCGAAATATATTATTCCGGCACCCTTTGACCCAAGGCTTATACGGGAGATACCTCCTGCGGTCGCCGAAGCGGCGATGGAGTGTGGCGTTGCACGTCTGCCTATTGTGGATATGGAGGGATACAAACAGCGATTATCAGCCCGTCTGGATCCGGTAGCAGGCGTGTTGCAGGCTATCATGGAAAAAGTGCGGCGTGACCCAAAGAGGGTTGTCTTTAGTGAAGGGGAGGAGGAGCAAGTTATCCGCGCCGCTATTGCTTTTCGTGATTTAGAGTTGGGAGAACCTGTTCTGGTAGGGCGGGAGAAAGCCATCCATGCCACGATGGATCGCATTGGCCTCCCGCGTCCGGTGTGCCCGCCTATTCATAATGCCCGCACATCACCCCTCTTGCAGGACTATGCGGACTACATCTATCAGCGATTGCAGCGACAGGGATATTTGTTGCGCGATTGCGTGCGCATGGTCAGCAATGACCGCAACATATTCAGCGCCTGTATGGTGGCCATGGGAGATGCCGATAGTCTGGTAACGGGTGTCACCCGCAATTATGCAACTGCTCTTGAAGACATTTCTCATGTGATTGACCCCATGGAAGGACGGCGGCCTATCGGGGTGTCGTTAGTTTTAGCGCGCGGGCGCACGGTGTTGGTAGCAGATACCAACGTTCACGATATGCCTACTGCCGAAGAGTTAGCGGATATCGCCGTAGAGACAGCTCATGTGGCGCGGCGATTGGGGTATGAACCGCGGGTAGCGCTTCTGGCCTATTCTACGTTCGGCTTGCCGTTGGGTGAACGGTCAGAACGTGTGCGGGAGGCCGTAGAAATTCTGGATGACCGGAGAGTAGACTTTGAGTATGACGGCGAAATGGCCGCCGATATTGCCCTCAACGCCGATGCCATGGCGCTCTATCCGTTTTGCCGTTTGACGGCTCCGGCGAATGTACTGATTATGCCTGCCATTCATTCTGCCAGCATCTCCACCAAAATGTTAATGGAACTGGGTGACAGTACAGTTATCGGGCCTATATTGGTGGGCCTGTCCAAACCGGTACAGATTGTACCTGTCAGCTGTAATGTGTCACACCTCGTCAACATGGCAGCTCTGGCCGCTTTTGACATCAACAAATAG
- the ggt gene encoding gamma-glutamyltransferase, with amino-acid sequence MKNFFLSFFWVVFFAIGPVAHADVPAAEGMVVAANPHATKAGVEILERGGSAVDAAIAVQAVLGLVEPQSSGIGGGAFLLTYDAASGTVRAYDGRETAPVAVDETLFLNPDGTPMGFWEAIVGGRAVGVPGLVALLYEAHRREGNLTWAELFQPAIELANRGFRISPRLAFLIGRDKYLPTFPRTREYFYLPDGTPKPVGTILKNPDYAQSLQAIADQGPDAFYRGPLAQEIVSTVRNTPQNPGQLSLEDMAAYKARMRPPLCLPYKTFKICGMPPPSSGGLAVLQILGLLAPFKLESVEPLSVQSVHLIAEAGRLAFADRNYYVGDPDFVDVPLDALLDEKYLDGRSTLISPTRAMGKAKPGLIIPDLSAPPPQFEPPSTTHFSIIDKKGNAVSMTSSVENAFGSRLMAGGFILNNQISDFSFVPAVEGRPVANRVEAGKRPRSSMAPTLVLDDTGAFYGAIGSPGGSRIIGYTANALVAMLDWNLPPQEAVSLPHFLNRNGPTELEKDIRLAGLIPALEALGHEIKQPVMNSGLHGILKTGQGLEGGADPRREGTVMITSGG; translated from the coding sequence ATGAAGAACTTTTTTCTCTCTTTCTTTTGGGTTGTTTTCTTTGCCATTGGTCCGGTTGCCCATGCTGATGTCCCGGCGGCAGAGGGTATGGTGGTAGCGGCCAATCCTCATGCCACAAAAGCAGGCGTAGAGATATTGGAGCGCGGAGGGTCTGCCGTTGATGCGGCGATTGCCGTACAAGCGGTTTTGGGGTTGGTAGAGCCGCAATCCTCCGGCATTGGCGGCGGGGCTTTTTTGCTCACCTACGATGCCGCTAGCGGCACGGTGCGCGCCTACGATGGCCGGGAAACAGCCCCTGTTGCCGTAGATGAAACTCTGTTTCTCAATCCCGATGGCACGCCGATGGGGTTTTGGGAGGCTATTGTCGGAGGACGTGCCGTTGGCGTACCCGGGCTTGTAGCACTTCTTTATGAGGCCCACCGGCGTGAAGGAAACTTAACCTGGGCTGAACTCTTCCAACCGGCCATCGAGCTGGCTAACCGGGGATTTAGAATTTCGCCACGGCTGGCTTTTTTGATAGGCCGTGACAAATATCTGCCTACATTCCCTCGGACCAGAGAGTATTTTTATCTACCGGACGGAACGCCTAAACCCGTTGGCACCATTCTCAAAAACCCGGACTACGCACAAAGTCTGCAAGCCATAGCCGATCAAGGACCGGATGCTTTTTATCGCGGACCTCTTGCACAGGAAATTGTCTCCACTGTGCGCAATACCCCGCAAAATCCGGGTCAACTCTCTTTGGAAGATATGGCCGCCTATAAAGCCAGAATGCGTCCGCCTCTGTGCCTTCCATACAAAACATTCAAAATTTGCGGCATGCCACCACCATCGTCAGGAGGGTTGGCAGTGCTCCAGATTTTGGGCTTGCTAGCCCCTTTTAAACTGGAGAGTGTTGAGCCTCTTTCCGTTCAATCCGTTCACTTGATCGCTGAAGCCGGTCGTCTGGCCTTTGCCGACCGCAACTACTATGTCGGCGACCCGGACTTTGTTGACGTACCCCTTGATGCTTTGCTGGATGAAAAATATCTGGACGGAAGAAGTACACTCATATCTCCCACCCGGGCCATGGGTAAGGCAAAGCCCGGCCTTATTATACCGGACCTTTCCGCACCACCGCCGCAGTTTGAACCACCCTCAACAACGCATTTTTCTATTATTGATAAAAAGGGGAATGCTGTTTCCATGACCTCGTCCGTTGAAAATGCTTTTGGCTCACGATTGATGGCGGGAGGTTTTATACTCAACAATCAAATTTCAGATTTTTCTTTTGTACCTGCCGTAGAGGGGCGGCCCGTTGCCAATCGCGTTGAGGCCGGCAAGCGGCCACGTAGTTCTATGGCTCCAACTCTTGTTCTGGATGACACAGGTGCCTTTTATGGCGCTATAGGCTCCCCGGGAGGTAGCCGGATTATCGGCTATACGGCCAATGCGTTGGTGGCCATGCTGGATTGGAACTTACCCCCTCAAGAGGCTGTTTCTCTGCCTCATTTTCTCAACCGTAACGGGCCAACCGAACTGGAGAAAGATATAAGGCTGGCCGGACTCATACCGGCACTTGAAGCGTTGGGTCATGAAATAAAACAACCCGTCATGAATAGCGGCCTGCACGGAATACTGAAAACCGGACAAGGTCTTGAGGGTGGCGCTGACCCCCGCCGTGAAGGAACTGTGATGATAACATCCGGCGGGTAG
- a CDS encoding ankyrin repeat domain-containing protein, whose translation MKTKIAAGLSALFLLAGCSNQNQDSWKPWEDEITKSGEVSGEAAETSLGTAKQIATVGERVLLSAYFWQGATTELVERVLDHGVDIEARNELGFTPLHLAAGNSQTPSVVEVLLAHGADIEALNKNGWTPLHWAAAQSKTPAVLKTLLDHGANIEARTEDEVVDLAGMTPLHLAAFSNETPTVLEVLLDHGADPQAQTNGKATPYTFIRENEALEDTEVYQRLKEAHQHLEETFMLLSSEFWEMATVADVESALSRGADVNRRKKGEVTPLHVAASYSTSPAALALMLDHGADIEARATLGLAPLHAAAAWSKTPSVVVVLLARGADIEARDKNGQTPLHAAVRNSQTPAVVEVFLTHGADIEARNESGFTPLHTAAAHSDTPAVVKLLLDRGANIEPRADLGLTPLHLAAFKSETPKVVEALLDRGANSQAKDEWGKIPLDYARDNEALKDTKAYWLLNEAQYR comes from the coding sequence ATGAAAACTAAAATAGCGGCGGGACTGAGCGCACTGTTTTTGCTAGCCGGTTGTAGTAATCAGAATCAGGATTCATGGAAACCATGGGAAGATGAGATCACGAAGTCAGGAGAGGTTTCTGGTGAAGCCGCAGAGACTTCTCTAGGCACTGCCAAACAAATTGCTACCGTAGGAGAGAGGGTGTTGTTGAGTGCATATTTTTGGCAGGGGGCCACGACAGAATTGGTGGAACGGGTGCTAGACCATGGGGTAGACATAGAGGCCCGTAATGAGCTTGGGTTTACGCCACTGCATCTGGCGGCGGGCAATAGCCAAACACCGTCGGTGGTAGAAGTTTTGCTGGCTCATGGCGCTGACATAGAAGCCCTCAATAAGAATGGCTGGACACCCCTGCATTGGGCGGCAGCGCAGAGCAAGACACCAGCGGTGCTAAAAACCTTGCTGGACCATGGCGCCAACATAGAGGCCCGCACTGAGGATGAGGTTGTTGATCTGGCGGGTATGACGCCCCTGCATCTGGCGGCATTTAGTAACGAAACACCGACGGTGCTGGAGGTTTTACTGGATCACGGAGCCGACCCACAGGCACAAACGAACGGCAAGGCCACCCCTTATACCTTTATTCGGGAGAACGAGGCTCTTGAGGATACAGAAGTTTATCAGCGCCTTAAAGAGGCTCATCAGCACCTTGAAGAGACCTTCATGCTATTGTCTTCGGAGTTTTGGGAGATGGCAACGGTAGCAGATGTAGAGTCGGCTCTCAGCCGGGGCGCTGATGTTAACCGCAGAAAAAAGGGCGAGGTCACACCCCTGCATGTTGCGGCGAGTTATAGCACCTCACCAGCGGCATTAGCTTTGATGCTTGACCATGGCGCCGACATAGAGGCCCGCGCTACTTTGGGGCTAGCTCCCCTGCACGCGGCAGCTGCTTGGAGCAAAACACCGTCGGTGGTGGTAGTGCTACTGGCTCGTGGAGCCGATATAGAGGCCCGCGATAAGAATGGACAAACGCCCTTGCATGCGGCAGTGCGCAATAGCCAAACACCAGCAGTGGTGGAGGTTTTTCTGACTCATGGTGCCGACATAGAAGCCCGTAATGAGTCTGGGTTCACACCCCTCCATACTGCAGCGGCACATAGCGATACCCCAGCGGTGGTGAAATTGTTGCTGGATCGCGGAGCCAACATAGAGCCCCGCGCTGATCTTGGATTAACGCCACTGCATCTGGCGGCGTTCAAGAGTGAAACACCGAAGGTGGTGGAAGCCTTGCTGGATCGCGGAGCTAACTCGCAAGCGAAGGATGAATGGGGAAAAATACCTCTTGATTATGCCCGGGACAATGAAGCGCTCAAGGATACCAAAGCCTACTGGCTATTGAACGAGGCTCAATACCGATAG
- the mutS gene encoding DNA mismatch repair protein MutS encodes MSGTPAPHQQESSSGITAVRSAGDDGATPMMAQYLDIKKNYPDSLLFYRMGDFYELFFDDARSAAEALDITLTRRGRYKGEDIPMCGVPVRAAETYLSRLIKRGFRVAICEQMEEPSARRSGGGGKTPVRRDVVRHVTPGTITEDNLLDARAHNYLAALAQTESQADECALSWLDMSTGDFYVRTTPVEEVSAGLARLMPGEVLASDSLFAHPVLGSVLKAQEAALTLLPDRQFSSIAGERRLLDYFNVKTLDSFGDYSRAQLAACGALLDYVATTQMGEMPVLNAPVHETAGSIMVIDAATCANLELTRTLEGQRRGSLLSVIDRTVTGAGSRLMADDLTAPLMEAALINNRLEAVGFLVEEEELRTALRGDLKACPDMARALSRLSLGRAGPRDLAALRDGIIQAHKAAARLNAITPKTLDQFSSPLLGDIALAIGHHAAGLEDHLTRALGAPDAQGRAGYELPPTSREGGFIVEGYDAALDELRTLKDESRRIMASLQERYAEETGIRTLKIRHHKALGYHLDAPSSQADKLMAPPFSESFIHRQTLTNVVRFTTTELSTLAQRIEEAAGQALELEHELFKALAEEALVLRDNIMSMSSAMARLDVVTSHAQLASEQRYCRPVVDESRAFRIINGRHPVVEAALVREGANFVANDCRLDCTAEEVGRQTMTPARRLWLMTGPNMAGKSTFLRQNALITILAQMGSFVPADEARIGVVDRLFSRVGAADDLAQGRSTFMVEMIETAAILHRAGERSLVILDEIGRGTATFDGLSIAWAVLEHLHDVNRCRGLFATHFHELTVLSARLDNLANATIRVKEWEGEVVFMHKVEAGSADRSYGIQVARLAGLPEAVLTRARDVLTWLESNSTPAKTDGPSDLPLFAGTQTGAKNTSDPLHERLKEIHPDTLTPKDALELIYDLKKLHTSLSDD; translated from the coding sequence ATGTCCGGTACGCCCGCCCCCCACCAACAGGAATCCTCATCCGGCATCACCGCGGTACGTAGCGCCGGTGATGATGGCGCAACGCCCATGATGGCGCAATATCTTGATATTAAGAAAAATTACCCTGACAGTTTGTTGTTTTACCGGATGGGTGATTTTTACGAACTCTTTTTTGATGATGCCAGATCAGCCGCTGAAGCGCTGGATATTACCCTGACCCGGCGTGGCCGCTATAAAGGTGAAGATATTCCCATGTGTGGAGTTCCCGTCCGTGCTGCCGAGACTTATCTGTCTCGGCTGATTAAACGGGGTTTTCGGGTAGCCATTTGCGAGCAGATGGAAGAACCCTCGGCCCGCCGTTCGGGTGGCGGGGGTAAAACTCCTGTGCGGCGCGATGTTGTCCGTCATGTTACTCCCGGAACGATAACGGAAGATAATTTACTTGATGCCCGTGCTCATAATTATCTGGCAGCTTTGGCGCAGACGGAATCTCAGGCGGATGAGTGCGCTCTTTCGTGGTTAGATATGTCAACGGGTGATTTTTACGTCCGCACGACACCGGTTGAAGAGGTCTCTGCCGGTCTTGCGCGTCTTATGCCGGGAGAGGTTTTAGCATCGGATAGTTTGTTTGCACATCCTGTTCTCGGGTCGGTTTTGAAAGCGCAGGAAGCGGCTTTGACGCTTTTACCGGATAGACAGTTTTCTTCTATTGCCGGAGAACGTCGGTTGCTGGATTACTTCAACGTCAAAACGCTGGATAGTTTTGGTGATTATTCCCGTGCCCAGTTGGCAGCCTGCGGTGCACTCCTTGATTATGTAGCGACCACCCAGATGGGAGAGATGCCGGTTCTTAATGCGCCGGTGCATGAAACAGCGGGCAGTATCATGGTGATTGATGCGGCTACGTGTGCCAATCTCGAATTGACCCGCACTCTGGAAGGGCAACGCCGTGGTAGTTTATTGTCGGTCATTGACCGCACTGTCACAGGGGCGGGTTCCCGGCTTATGGCAGACGATTTAACGGCTCCTCTTATGGAGGCCGCCCTCATCAATAACCGTCTTGAGGCAGTGGGGTTTCTTGTTGAAGAAGAAGAACTGCGCACGGCTTTGCGGGGGGATCTTAAGGCTTGCCCGGATATGGCCCGTGCGCTTTCGCGATTATCTTTAGGGCGGGCAGGCCCGCGGGATCTGGCAGCCCTCCGGGATGGGATCATTCAGGCTCACAAGGCGGCTGCCCGGCTAAACGCTATAACCCCAAAAACGCTTGATCAATTTTCTTCTCCCCTTCTTGGCGATATTGCTTTAGCCATAGGACACCATGCTGCCGGTCTTGAGGATCATCTCACCCGCGCACTGGGTGCTCCGGATGCTCAGGGCCGTGCAGGGTATGAACTCCCCCCCACCTCCCGTGAGGGAGGTTTTATTGTGGAGGGATATGATGCCGCCCTTGATGAACTTCGTACCCTTAAAGATGAAAGCCGGCGCATCATGGCTTCTCTTCAGGAGCGCTATGCGGAAGAAACCGGCATCCGCACCCTGAAGATTCGCCATCACAAGGCGCTTGGGTATCATCTGGATGCACCCTCAAGTCAGGCGGACAAACTGATGGCACCGCCGTTTTCCGAAAGTTTTATTCACCGGCAAACTCTAACCAATGTGGTGCGGTTTACCACAACGGAACTCTCCACCCTTGCCCAACGCATAGAGGAAGCCGCAGGACAGGCTCTGGAGCTGGAGCATGAACTCTTTAAGGCATTAGCTGAAGAGGCGTTAGTCCTGCGCGATAATATTATGTCTATGTCCTCGGCAATGGCGCGTCTGGATGTGGTGACCTCTCATGCACAGTTGGCAAGCGAGCAGCGATATTGCCGCCCTGTTGTTGATGAAAGCCGGGCGTTCAGAATTATCAATGGCCGTCATCCCGTTGTAGAAGCCGCTCTTGTGCGGGAGGGTGCTAATTTCGTGGCCAATGATTGCCGCCTTGACTGTACGGCAGAGGAAGTCGGCAGGCAGACGATGACACCGGCCCGTCGGCTATGGCTGATGACCGGCCCCAACATGGCGGGCAAATCAACATTTCTACGTCAAAATGCTTTGATTACAATTTTGGCTCAGATGGGGTCTTTCGTACCGGCAGATGAGGCCCGTATCGGTGTGGTAGACCGGTTGTTTAGTCGGGTTGGAGCAGCAGATGATCTGGCGCAGGGGCGTTCTACTTTTATGGTAGAGATGATTGAAACCGCCGCCATTTTGCACCGGGCCGGCGAGCGGTCTCTGGTTATTCTTGATGAAATAGGGCGCGGCACGGCAACCTTTGACGGTTTATCTATCGCCTGGGCCGTTCTTGAACATCTGCATGACGTCAATCGGTGCCGGGGTTTATTCGCCACTCATTTTCATGAACTTACGGTTCTTTCGGCACGATTGGATAATCTCGCTAACGCGACCATCCGTGTTAAGGAATGGGAGGGAGAGGTTGTTTTCATGCATAAGGTAGAAGCCGGGTCGGCAGACCGCTCTTATGGCATTCAGGTAGCCCGGCTGGCCGGCCTGCCGGAGGCCGTGTTGACCCGTGCCCGTGATGTACTCACATGGCTGGAATCAAATTCCACCCCTGCAAAGACTGACGGGCCTTCGGATCTTCCCTTGTTTGCCGGCACTCAAACCGGCGCTAAAAACACGTCTGACCCGTTACATGAACGTCTTAAGGAGATACACCCCGATACTCTGACCCCCAAAGATGCGCTGGAGTTGATCTATGATCTTAAAAAACTGCACACCTCACTGAGCGATGACTGA